The Labilithrix sp. nucleotide sequence GACGTCGTGGCCGTGTTTCCTTGCTTCACGCGCGCCCGCGAGGACGCCGTGCGGCTCGAAGAAGTCGCTGACGATCACGCAAAGCCCGCGGCCGGGCGCGGCCTCGAGCACGGCGCGCACGGCGGAGGGGAGATCGGTGTTGCCGACAGGCGCGAGCCGATCGAGCGCGGCGAGCACGCGCGGGAGCCCCGCGCGACCGGTCACCGGGCGCACGCCGGCGACGCCGACGCGATCCTCGCCGCCGAGCGCCACCGCCGCGAACCCCGCCGCGATGCGCGCGGCCTGCCTCGACTTCGTGGGCGCGCCGTGGCCCATCGAGGCGCTCTGATCGACGACGAGCGTGAGGCGGAGCGGGGCTTCGTCGGCGACGAGGCGGACGAGGAGCCGCTCGAGCCGCGCGTAGGCGTGCCACGCGATGCGGCGCGTGTCGTCGCCGGCGACGTACGCCCGGAGATCGATCGTCTCGATGCCGGAGCCCACGCGTCGCGTGCGGCGGCGGCCGGCGCGTCGCGCGCTGGCGAGCTTGCGCGCGAGGAGGGTCAACCGCGCGAGGCGCGCGACCATCTCCGGCGCGAGGAGCGACTCGTCGTCGGACATGACGCTCACGTCACCGCGGTCGACTGGAGGATCTGCGCGACGACCGCGTCGGCGGTGAGGCCCTCCGCCTCCGCCTCGAAGCGGAGGCCGATGCGATGACGGAGCACCGTCGGCGCCGCCACCGCGACGTCCTCGATCGCGACCGCGGCGCGCCCCGTCGCGAGCGCGCGCGCGCGGCCGCACGCCATGAGCGCCTGCATCGCGCGCGGACCCGCGCCGTAGCGGCACGCGCGGTGCGCATGCGTCGCGAGGACGAGCTTCGCCGCGTACTGCTCGACGTGCGGCGCGGCCGGGATCGTGCGCGCCATCGCCTGGAGGAACACGAGCTGCTCCGGCGACGCGATCGCCTTCGGGATCGCCGGCTCCTCCGCGCGTGCGCCGATGCGCGCGAGCGTCTCGAGGGAGGGCATCTTCACGATCAGCTTCACGAGGAAGCGATCGAGCTGCGCCTCCGGCAGCGGGTAGACACCTTCCATCTCGATCGGGTTCTCGGTCGCGAGGACGAAGAACGGGCTCGGGAGCGGCAGCGGGCGGCCCTCGACCGAGACGGTGCGCTCCGCCATCGCCTCGAGGAGCGCGCTCTGCGTCTTCGGCGTCGCGCGGTTGATCTCGTCGGCGAGGACGAGGTTCGCGAAGATCGGGCCGCGCCGGAACTGGAGGTCCTTGCCGCCGCCTTCGGTCGCGACGACGAGGCTCGTGCCGAGGACGTCGCTCGGCATCAGGTCGGGCGTGAACTGGATCCGCGCGAACGCGCCGCCGACGAGCTGCGCGAGCGACCGGACGAGGTGCGTCTTGCCGAGACCGGGCGCGCCTTCGAGGAGCACGTGCCCGCCCGCGACGAGCGACTGCACGACGCTCGACACGATCTCTTCTTGTCCGAGGATGATCTCGCGGAGCGCCTGATCGATGCGGAAGATCGCGGCCCGCGCTTCGTGCAGCCGCTGCTCCAGCGTCGCGGGCGGCGGGGGCGCCGACGTATGACGGACCGTCGCCGGCGCGTGGTGGTGGTGGCCATTCGCGTGCCCGTTCGTGTGCGCTTGCGTCGTCATGGACTTCCTTCTTCGCCGGGCCGGATCGATTTGAAGTACCGGCGCACGGTCGGCCGTCGCGCGGCGGGTACGTTGTCTTCACGGAGGCCGTCTTCCACGACCGTGTCGTACGCGGGGAAGATCGCCTTGTAGTCCTTCGGGTCGCCGCCCTTGCCCATGCCTTCGATCACGCTCACCGCCTTCTCGCCTTCCTTCACGTCGGCGCGGGCTTGCAGATCGCCGTTCAGCTTGAGCCGGTCCTTCGGCGCGACCGGCGTGCGATCGCCTTCTTCTTCGCCGCCGCCTGTGCCGCCGGGCTGCCCCTTCTGCTCGTCGCTCTTGGCGTTGGCTCCGCCCGCCTCGCCGTTCTCCTTGCCGCCTTCGGCAGGGTCCTTCCCCTCTCGCGCCTTGCCGCGGAGCGAGCGATCGAGCTCGGCCCCCTTCTCGCCAAGGCGAGACGCGCTCGCGCTCTTCTGCTTCGACGCCGACTCCATCGACGCGAGCTCGCGCTGCGCGCGCTCCATCGCGCGCTTGGCGCCTTCCTTGTCGCCGCGCGCCGCCGCCTCGCGTGCCTCCTTCAGCGCGTCCGCCGCGCGCTGCCACGCTTCCTTCGCCGCGGCCGATCCGGCGCGGCTCGCCGCTTCGCGCGCCGCCTTCTCCGCGCGCTCGAGGCGCTCCGCGAGCTTCGCGAGGTCTTCGGGCGCCGTCGCCTTGTCGATCTCGCGCTCGAGCGCGGCCGCGGACTCGGACGCGGTCGAGGGACGCGCCGTGCTCTCGCTCGGCTGCTTCGCCTCGAGCTCGTCGCGGAGCGCGCGCAGCGACTTCGCGCGATCGCGCTCGTCGGCCTGGAGCGAGCGCTCCGCCTTCCGCATCTCCTCGAGCGCCTCGTTCGCGCCCTTGCGATCGCCGCGCTCGGCCGCCTCCGCCGCGCGCTTCGCCGCCTCGATCATCTGCTGCTCTTGCGGCGACGGCGCCGGCGCGCTCGGATCGGTCTTCGCCGCCGCGACGGCGTTCGCCTTGAGGTCCGCCGCCGCGCTGCGCTCGCTCTCCGTCACCGGCCGCATCGCGCGCTCGACGACGAGCCGATCGATCGCGCCGAAGAGGATCCCCGCCGCCGCGACCGCGATCATGAGGCGAAACCCGCGCGGTCGATCGATCGGCTGCGCGGTGAAGAGGCGCTTCGGATCGATCCCCTCCGTCGCGCGGCGCGCGCGCGCGATCGCGAAGCGCGCCATCTCGTCGTCGCGGCGGTCGCGCTCGAACGCGACGCCGCTCGCGACCACCTCGGCGAGCCCGAGCTCGGCGTCGATCTTCCGCGTCGCGACCAGGAGCGAAGGCCGGCTCCGCCACGCGCGCACGACGATGACCGTCGTCGCGACGAGCGCGCCCGCCGCCGCGAACGCGAGGGCACGAGCGGCCGAGAGCGCCGGCGACTGATACTGGAGCGGCCAGACGAACGGCCGCAGCGCCGCGCCCATGGCGGCGGCGACCGCGACGACCGCGGCGCGCTGTCGGAACGCCGCCCACACGTGCAGGCGACCGAGGCGCCGCTCGGCGGCGGACGCGATCGGCAAGAGAAGCACCTCTTCGTTCATGGATCCCGGTCGAAACGCCCGCAGACGCGGAGCTCTTCCAGCGCCGACACCGCCGGCGCGCTCGAGTTCCTCGGGGCTCGGGGGACGAGTGTGACGACCTAATTCGAGGCGACCTGATCCGGACCCGGCGGGCTCACCGCGTTCGAGAGATCACGAACGGTTCCGGTGGTCACCGACACGACCGGCGCCGGCCAGACCCCGAGCAAGACCACGACGAGGACGAGCGGCCCGACGCTCGCCCACTCGCGGCGCGAGAGATCGGGCAGCTTCTCGCCCTCGACGAGCTTCGGATCGAGCACCCCGAACGCGACCGGCGACAGCGCGGTGAGGTGCGCGGCCGCGACGACGACGAGCGCGATCGCGGCCACGATCGCGAGCGGCGCGTAGCTCGAGAGGACGCCGAGCAGCGCGAGGATCGGTCCCCAAGCACCGCCCATGCCGAGCACGCCCGCCTGCGCGAGCGCCGCCGCCGCGAGCGACACCGTCCACGCCGGCATCCGTCGTGCCACCCCCGCGAGGCGGTTCGTGTCCACCGTCTGCGCGCGCTCGAACGCCGCGGCGGCGAGGAGGAGGAACACGCTGATCGCGAGCGCGCGCGTCGACCCGAGCACGATCGCGCCGGAGAGCCCTTGCGGCGTGAGCGATCCCGCGCCGAGGAACACGAAGCCGGACTGCGTCGTGATCGCCGACGCCGCGATGCGCCGGAGGTCGGTCTGCCCGAGCGCCGCGAGCGCGCCGTACGCCGAGGTGACCGCGCCGATCGCGACGATGACGCCG carries:
- a CDS encoding MoxR family ATPase, with translation MTTQAHTNGHANGHHHHAPATVRHTSAPPPPATLEQRLHEARAAIFRIDQALREIILGQEEIVSSVVQSLVAGGHVLLEGAPGLGKTHLVRSLAQLVGGAFARIQFTPDLMPSDVLGTSLVVATEGGGKDLQFRRGPIFANLVLADEINRATPKTQSALLEAMAERTVSVEGRPLPLPSPFFVLATENPIEMEGVYPLPEAQLDRFLVKLIVKMPSLETLARIGARAEEPAIPKAIASPEQLVFLQAMARTIPAAPHVEQYAAKLVLATHAHRACRYGAGPRAMQALMACGRARALATGRAAVAIEDVAVAAPTVLRHRIGLRFEAEAEGLTADAVVAQILQSTAVT
- a CDS encoding DUF58 domain-containing protein: MSDDESLLAPEMVARLARLTLLARKLASARRAGRRRTRRVGSGIETIDLRAYVAGDDTRRIAWHAYARLERLLVRLVADEAPLRLTLVVDQSASMGHGAPTKSRQAARIAAGFAAVALGGEDRVGVAGVRPVTGRAGLPRVLAALDRLAPVGNTDLPSAVRAVLEAAPGRGLCVIVSDFFEPHGVLAGAREARKHGHDVALVEVLAPFEVDPPDVDGLDLEDEETGELLEMPAAGTRERFLAALAAHRASIDEAARFLDAPVVRTTTAEPFETIVTRALTAGVLAGGRS